In the Hordeum vulgare subsp. vulgare chromosome 7H, MorexV3_pseudomolecules_assembly, whole genome shotgun sequence genome, one interval contains:
- the LOC123408696 gene encoding uncharacterized protein LOC123408696, with translation MVQDTLRLVCLPVSAHDGRLPRQYTLEGQGAKKDISPPLEWYGVPGGTRSLALVVQDIDADERVPWMHLVVANKSPEEKGLPEGFLGAGGNANTGGEGGLQEGVNDWKQPDWRGPVPDSQGHRIQFRLYALGDVLSLGNKDVYPVFFILLLPRTELDVPTIEAAGVGGRGAAGWCRLMLKCMAMEQNQHMWWCRLMLKCTTMEQIRWVVVTSNFSRTAATSLAVLVGSGVALFFRRSSIALA, from the exons ATGGTACAGGACACCCTGAGGCTGGTGTGCCTGCCGGTGTCGGCGCACGACGGGAGGCTGCCGCGGCAGTACACGCTGGAGGGGCAAGGCGCCAAGAAGGACATCTCGCCACCACTGGAGTGGTACGGGGTGCCCGGCGGCACGCGGTCGCTGGCGCTGGTGGTGCAGGACATCGACGCGGACGAGCGGGTTCCGTGGATGCACTTGGTGGTGGCCAACAAATCGCCTGAGGAGAAGGGGCTTCCCGAGGGGTTTTTGGGCGCCGGCGGCAACGCCAACACCGGCGGCGAAGGCGGCCTCCAGGAGGGGGTCAACGACTGGAAGCAGCCCGACTGGCGCGGCCCCGTCCCGGACTCTCAAGGCCACCGCATCCAGTTCCGGCTCTACGCGCTCGGCGACGTGCTCAGCCTCGGCAACAAG GATGTATACCCTGTCTTTTTTATACTGTTGCTTCCAAGAACAGAGTTAGATGTTCCTACG ATCGAAGCTGCCGGCGTTGGTGGCCGTGGTGCCGCTGGGTGGTGCAGGTTGATGCTCAAGTGCATGGCCATGGAGCAGAACCAGCATATGTGGTGGTGCAGGTTGATGCTCAAGTGCACGACCATGGAGCAGATCCGCTGGGTGGTGGTCACTTCGAATTTCTCCagaaccgccgccacctccctcgccGTGCTCGTCGGCAGCGGCGTCGCCCTCTTCTTTCGCCGCTCCTCCATCGCGCTAGCCTAG